The genomic DNA TTTCCACACTTTCAAAAGTCGAATTAATTTGTTTTAGCAAATTCTGAAATAATGTAAGCTATATGAACAATGCCTTCTTCAAAATCTTTAAGGCGAATGGATTCATTGGGTGCATGTAATCGAGAATGAGCCCAACCTACTCCGGTACTAACGATAGGAAGTTGCAAGTGGTGTCCGAATTCGGTCATTGGACCTGTACCCGTATTATTAGGGGATAGTACCACTTCGGTATCATAAACTTCCTGTGCTGTACGGACCATAAGCGTGACAAATGGATGAGATAAATCAGAACGGAATGCTCTTACACCACTTAATAATTTTACTTTCACATCTGAGAACCCTTGTTTTTGAAGATGATTTTCAATACATTCTAGAATATGGGCAGGATCCTGGCCAGGAACTAAGCGACAATCTAACTTAGCCATCGCTTTTTTTGGAAGAACAGTTTTAGAACCTTCTCCGTAATAGCCACTCTCGAGACCACAGATTGTCATCGTTGGGTTAAAAATATTTGCCTCACGAGGATCTTGTCCATTATAAGAAGTGATCAATGGTTGCTTTAATCCATATAGGTTCGAAATAGATTGCTCATCAAAAGGTATACTCCTTACATACTCCAACTCTAAATCTGTTGGAGGGAGGATTCCATCGAAAAATCCATCAACTAAAATTTCATGTTTATCATTTTTCATTGATGCAAGTGCATGGGTAAGTCTCCATGCTGCATTATCAACAAGGGCACCAACTTTAGAGTGAAGATCCATATCTGCACTTTCACATACTAATTCAAAATAAGCCATGCCTTTTACACCAGCCATTAAGCTGACTCGGTCTTTATCATCTTTATCAGCATGCTCCCAAATACAAGCATCCGCCTTAAATAATTCATTGTATTGGGTTAAATAGAATTCAAGATTCGGACTGCCGATTTCCTCTTCACCTTCAAGTAGAAACTTTACATGACAAGGTAGACCAGCTTCTGACTCTTTTAAAATTTTAATAGCAGTTAGTCTGGCCATTAAGTCACCTTTGTTGTCAGCAGAACCTCTTGCAAATAATTTCCCTTCTATTTCAGTTAACTCAAACGGGGGAGTCTCCCATTCATCTAATGGTTCAGGTGGTTGAACGTCATAATGGTTGTAAAATAATAAAGTCTTTTCAGGATTTCCTCCAGGACCCGCTTCAAAGGAAGCATAGATAACTGGATGTCCACCTTCAATATCATCTAATACCTTTGTTTTACCTCCAAGTTCTTCAATGAAATTCAAAAGGTATTGAACCGTTTCCGGTATCATCTTTTTTTGAGCAGAAATAGTCTGTAAGCCACAGAATTCCTTTAAATCTTCCACAGATTTTGGGAGATTTTCCTTTACTTTAGTTTGTATCATCTCAATTAACAACCTATATACCTCCAATTCATTGCTGTTTGTTTACTATTTTCGAGATATTTTTAAAAATACCTTTAATATATTTCGCAACTCAAAACAATGTTAACAATCATGAGCTTTGGGTATATTAGTATGGTGATATTTTACATAAAAGGGGTGTTCTTAATGGAAAGTTTACAAGGTAAAACAGCGCTTATTACTGGTGCGGGAAGAGGAATTGGCCGTGCTACTGCTCTAGCTCTTGCAAAAGAAGGCGTTAACATCGGTCTTATTGGTCGTACAATGGAAAATCTAGAAAAAGTAGCTTCGGAACTAAATGAGTATAACGTTGAGGTATCAGCAGCAGTTGGAGATGTCGCTGATTTAGATTCTATAACAAATGCAGTTGAACATATAAAGGAGGACCTAGGTTCAATCGATATTCTTATTAATAATGCAGGAATTGCAAAGTTTGGGGGCTTTCTTGACCTAACTCCAGAAGAGTGGGAGTCAATTATCCGGGTTAATTTAATGGGTGTATACAATGCGACAAGAGCTGTCTTACCAGGAATGATCGAGAAGAAAACTGGTGATATCATCAATGTTTCTTCATCGGCTGGACAAAAGGGAGCACCTGTAACAAGTGCTTACAGTGCATCAAAGTTTGCCGTATTAGGTCTTACTGAATCACTCATGTTGGAAGTAAGGAAACATAACATTCGTGTTAGTGCTTTAACACCTAGTACTGTAGCCACAGATCTTGCAATTGAAACGAACTTAATTAGTGAAAACAATCCAGATAAATTTATGCAACCTGAGGATCTTGCAGAGTTAATGGTTGCTCATTTGAAACTTAACCGTCGTGTATTTGTTAAATCTGCAGGACTTTGGTCAACCAATCCATCGTAGGATGAAAGCTTGGAAATTTTTCCAAGCTTTTTTTTGGGGGAGAAGAGACTAACAATCTAGTTTCATTTGATTATTCAGAAATTTAAAGGTAAAATTGCTTAGATTAAAAATCTAGGAGAATTTTATGAAAACACAATCAATCTCAACTCACAATATACGGGTGATGTTTTGGGTTCGTTTTTTTGGAACGATCAATTTTATTGCACCAGTATTAACCCTCTTTTACTTAGGAAGAGGACTAGAGCCAATCCATATTCTATGGCTACAAATCTTTTGGAGTGGAGCTGTATTACTGGGTGAGGTTCCAGGTGGAGTCGTTGCCGATCGTTTTGGAGCAAAAGTATCGTTTCTTATTGGAGTAATTATTAAAATAATAAGTATTGTTGTCTTAATATACTCACATGACCCTTGGATGTTTTTCCTGTTTAGTGCCTTAAACGGACTTTCGGTTACATTTTTCTCAGGTGCAGATGAAGCATTAATCTATGAATCTCTTAAAGAAGACAATGATAATCACCGTATGGATCGTGCAATGGGAAAAATCCAATCCGCTGGGTTCGTATCCATGATTTTAGCTGTATTATTTGG from Cytobacillus luteolus includes the following:
- a CDS encoding M20/M25/M40 family metallo-hydrolase, whose product is MIQTKVKENLPKSVEDLKEFCGLQTISAQKKMIPETVQYLLNFIEELGGKTKVLDDIEGGHPVIYASFEAGPGGNPEKTLLFYNHYDVQPPEPLDEWETPPFELTEIEGKLFARGSADNKGDLMARLTAIKILKESEAGLPCHVKFLLEGEEEIGSPNLEFYLTQYNELFKADACIWEHADKDDKDRVSLMAGVKGMAYFELVCESADMDLHSKVGALVDNAAWRLTHALASMKNDKHEILVDGFFDGILPPTDLELEYVRSIPFDEQSISNLYGLKQPLITSYNGQDPREANIFNPTMTICGLESGYYGEGSKTVLPKKAMAKLDCRLVPGQDPAHILECIENHLQKQGFSDVKVKLLSGVRAFRSDLSHPFVTLMVRTAQEVYDTEVVLSPNNTGTGPMTEFGHHLQLPIVSTGVGWAHSRLHAPNESIRLKDFEEGIVHIAYIISEFAKTN
- a CDS encoding 3-ketoacyl-ACP reductase — protein: MESLQGKTALITGAGRGIGRATALALAKEGVNIGLIGRTMENLEKVASELNEYNVEVSAAVGDVADLDSITNAVEHIKEDLGSIDILINNAGIAKFGGFLDLTPEEWESIIRVNLMGVYNATRAVLPGMIEKKTGDIINVSSSAGQKGAPVTSAYSASKFAVLGLTESLMLEVRKHNIRVSALTPSTVATDLAIETNLISENNPDKFMQPEDLAELMVAHLKLNRRVFVKSAGLWSTNPS